Proteins co-encoded in one Armatimonadota bacterium genomic window:
- a CDS encoding D-alanyl-D-alanine carboxypeptidase family protein: MRARAVGLLLTVGLLASPARGSAPPQVEATAFVLLEERTGQVLLARNPDLPRPPASTTKILTALLVLENLPLDRVVRISARAAAQREGSSVGLEVGERRTVRELLYALLVKSANDAAVALAEAVDGSVEGFVRRMNARAWALGARNTHFVNPHGLHQPGHYTTASDLARLARAALRNPVFREIVRTREYEYPGLQGPLRLLNGNRLLGHYPGADGVKTGWTAESGRCLVASATRNGRRLLVVLLNAPQVFRDAARLLDYGFEEFELRVFAQRGAVVGSFQIAGGLTVPVVAARDLVVSLPRGTRAVLRVWSHPDLHPPIGAGEVVGGAEVVVAGRAVARAPLVAGEPVRAPSRLGDLWRRLFRR; the protein is encoded by the coding sequence ATGAGGGCCCGGGCAGTAGGGTTGCTGCTGACCGTCGGGCTCCTGGCGTCCCCGGCCCGCGGAAGCGCGCCGCCGCAGGTGGAGGCGACGGCCTTCGTGCTCCTCGAGGAGCGTACGGGCCAGGTCCTCCTGGCCCGCAACCCGGACCTCCCGCGTCCGCCTGCCAGCACCACGAAGATCCTCACGGCCCTCCTGGTCCTGGAGAACCTCCCCTTGGACCGCGTGGTCAGGATCTCGGCCAGGGCTGCCGCGCAGCGTGAGGGATCCTCCGTGGGGCTCGAGGTGGGGGAGCGGCGGACCGTGCGGGAGCTGCTCTACGCGCTCCTCGTGAAGTCCGCAAACGACGCCGCGGTGGCCTTGGCGGAGGCGGTGGACGGGTCCGTGGAGGGGTTCGTCCGGCGGATGAACGCCCGGGCCTGGGCCCTGGGGGCCCGGAACACGCACTTCGTGAACCCGCACGGCCTCCATCAACCCGGCCACTACACCACCGCTTCCGATCTTGCCCGCCTCGCCCGGGCCGCGCTCCGGAATCCCGTCTTCCGGGAGATCGTCCGCACGCGGGAGTACGAGTATCCGGGTCTCCAAGGGCCTCTTCGCCTGCTCAACGGCAACCGGCTCCTGGGCCACTACCCGGGGGCAGACGGGGTCAAAACGGGATGGACGGCCGAGTCCGGACGGTGCCTGGTGGCCTCCGCCACCCGGAACGGTCGCCGTCTCCTCGTGGTGCTCCTGAACGCTCCCCAGGTGTTCCGAGACGCCGCCCGGCTGCTGGACTACGGCTTTGAGGAGTTCGAGCTCCGGGTCTTCGCGCAGCGGGGAGCGGTGGTGGGGTCGTTCCAGATCGCAGGAGGCCTGACCGTGCCGGTGGTGGCCGCCCGCGACCTCGTGGTCTCCCTCCCCCGGGGCACCCGGGCGGTCCTCCGGGTCTGGTCCCATCCGGACCTGCACCCCCCCATCGGGGCGGGGGAGGTCGTGGGAGGGGCGGAGGTGGTGGTGGCCGGCCGGGCGGTCGCCCGGGCCCCGCTCGTGGCCGGAGAGCCGGTTCGGGCGCCCTCCCGGCTTGGGGATCTGTGGCGCCGGCTGTTCCGACGATAA
- the scpB gene encoding SMC-Scp complex subunit ScpB has protein sequence MRERVEFAPGDRRTLLGALECLLLVSGGPVPPERLARVVGCSVEEMRALLQELQRAYEGRGLMIQEVGGGYQLCTRPEYGEFVRRFLDLQPEPLSRAVLETLAIVAYRQPVTRSEIEAIRGARSDAHLRRLLDRGLIREVGRRPGPGHPVEYGTTELFLRRFGLRDLSDLPPLGEVQVKDALRGRERS, from the coding sequence TTGAGGGAGCGGGTTGAATTCGCCCCCGGGGATCGCCGCACGTTGCTGGGGGCTCTGGAATGCCTGCTCCTCGTGAGCGGCGGCCCCGTACCCCCCGAGCGGTTGGCGAGGGTGGTGGGGTGCTCCGTGGAGGAGATGCGGGCCCTGCTCCAGGAGCTCCAGCGGGCGTACGAGGGGCGAGGCCTCATGATCCAGGAGGTGGGGGGCGGGTATCAACTGTGCACGCGGCCCGAGTACGGGGAGTTCGTCCGGCGGTTTTTGGATCTGCAGCCAGAGCCCCTCTCCCGGGCTGTCCTGGAAACCCTGGCCATCGTGGCCTACCGCCAGCCCGTAACCCGGTCGGAGATCGAGGCCATCCGGGGAGCCCGCAGCGACGCCCACCTCCGACGCCTCCTCGATCGGGGCCTGATCCGGGAGGTGGGGCGTAGGCCCGGTCCCGGGCACCCCGTGGAGTACGGCACCACCGAGCTGTTCCTCCGGCGGTTCGGACTGCGGGACCTCTCGGACCTCCCCCCTCTGGGGGAGGTCCAGGTAAAGGACGCCCTCCGGGGAAGGGAGCGGTCATGA